Within the Melopsittacus undulatus isolate bMelUnd1 chromosome 5, bMelUnd1.mat.Z, whole genome shotgun sequence genome, the region TCAAGCAGCTGGCAAGCTCCTTCTGCCTCCCCCACAGCCCCTTCCAGCACAGCGATGCCCTGGTGAGCCCCAGAATGTAACCTAAGGCTCTCCACTGAGGCATGAGCTCCCAGCTACTGCTTAcccctgtgctgctcttcccatACCTATccagaaaaaccccacaccttCAGCATCGCCACCtttgctgcagcactgtgggTGCAACAAGGGGGAGAAAAGCcccattccccctcccccccccagcattcCCTCAGATTCTCCAGGAACTGCTAccagctccctccccacccaAAACTGTGGCTCTCAGGAGGGGATGGATTGACCTGTGGCCATGAGCCCTATTTAGTGCCTGGTGGCTCTGCACCCAGCTTATCCCCTGAGCCTCCCACGGGGGTTAATCCGCAGCAGGGTTATGTCAGCTGGGGCAGGTGGCTCACTGCCACCACCAGTGTCCCCAGGTAAAGGTGCCAACAGGGAGATGTCCTCTGGCCTGGCTGGTCACCCATGCAGTGATGGAAAACCATTAGGGTGGGAAAGGGTGGCTGGTGCAGCgggaggcagagctgccctGGAAAAGCCAGGCAGAGATTTAGGCTGCAACAGAAAATGGACTcgaaagggagaaaagaaagaaagaaaagggaaacaaagaggGTCTGTCTGTGTTACACAACGGGGCCGGGGACTGTGAATTGGGGTTTGTTGCAGTCTGCCCCCCCCAACACTGGCAGCAGGCCCCCAGCCTGCGCACCAGACCCGGCATGGGgaggaaaaggttttgaggtTTCAGGGCTGTTTCTCAACAGGGCTGGCTTCACATTTTTAACCCTTTCTATAAACGCCCTTTTGCCGCCTTACCGAAGCCAACGGGGCCGTTCCCACGCTGTGGCCCTCCCACAGCCGTGTCCGGGCACTGCAGCCGGCTTCCGCCCTCGCCGAGCTCCCACAGGAGCTGTCGGATTTAGATCGCGGGGCGTAGGAGGCGGCTGCTGTCTGAGCCCGGCGCCTTGGCACAAGGTCCCGGCTGTGCCGCTCCGCGCTCAAGGTCCCACGGGAGCAGCCAGGTTTGGCTCGTACCCCGCTGCCCATGGGGCAGAGGGATGGTAACGGGGTGTCTggggccatggggatggggagcagcagaACCTGCCCACCCGGTCGAGGCGGCGTGGGCACATGGGTGTTGAGTAGGGCTGCCTGTGCAGCAGGGAGGGGTTTGGCTGTGCCGTGGGGTGGTGTTTGGGGCTGCTGGGTGTTTGCCATCTCACTGGGGCTGGCAAACTGTCTGCcccagcaaaacccaaacaaggCTGGGGAGCAAGTAGGAGCCCCCATTTTGGGTTGCCATCACCCATGGTTTGTACACAAGGGCCTGCCCTTGCCTTGTAGCATGGGTTGCTGCAGCCCTCGGTGGGCATGGGGGGTGTGGGCTGGAAGTCTCCCAGGGCTGAGGCTTTTGGTGACCTGTGGACAGCGAGGGGGTAGGGATGTGCCCTCCCCATCAGCCCCAAATGATAAgcacagactcacagaatggtttgggttggaaaggaccttaaagctcatccagtcccaaccccctgccatgggcagggacatcttccaccagaccaggttgctccaagccccatccaacctggccttgaacactgccagggatggggcagccacagcttctctgggcaacctgtgccagggcctcagcaccttcacagggaagaacctCTTCCTAACGTCTGATCTAAagctcccccccccgccccccgcccccccgtcaggttaaagccattcccatcACAACAATGAAGCTATGCTAATATAGCGATTGCAGTAACAACAGCGATAACGATAACAACGGCGATAACAATAAAGTCTACTTAATAGCCCCTAcaaggcggggggggggggggggggggggaagcggcggcggcgggcgcgCGCGCGGTGGAGAGGGGCGGGGCAgcggcgggaggggggggggggagcggggtAGGGCGGGGAACCGGGGAGGGCGGGTCCCGGGGGCGCGTTCCACTGACAAAACAAAAGGGAGCGGAGCGGCGGCAGCGAGGAGGGATAGCGGTGAgtggggtgcgggggggggggaaatgggcCGGGGCTGAGATGAGACGAAACGAGACGAGAGTGGTGTGGAGGGTATGGGGGTGCCCGCTTGGGTGGCCcctgggaggggaggagaagggaagggagtatgtgtatatatatataaatgtatatttttgtacacattttaatatattataaATTGTATAATATATATTCCTCTGTAACCTTGTAAGGCGGCCGCGGTGGCGGTGGAGCGGGCGGGCTGCTCCATCCCGGTGCCGGCAGTGGCGGCCCGCGGCAGCAGGTGCCCCTCGGCGGGCtctcagcacccacagcaccgCCCCGGGCACCCCCCGCGAGTGCGCTCCCTCCTCCCAGTGCGTCCCCCCCCGCTGATGCTTCCTTGTTTCCCCTCGCCGTCCCAGGTGAGCCGTGACCCCCCCGTCCCGAGCCGCCGCCATGTCCCGCCGTAGCCAGCGCCTCATCACCACCCGCTATTACCCCGGGGATGACGATGCCACGactagcagcagcagcagctccctgctgggggggcagcagctccccttCAAGGAGGGCACCGGCAGGTTAGAGGGGTGTGGGGGATCCCATCTCCCAGACGTGGGCAGGGtgctccatcccacagcatgGACCGGCACCTTCCCTGGCAGCTTGCAGAAGGGAGCATGACGGCGAGCTCGCTGCGTTCCGGCATGGCCGCTGGCTGCCTGGGCCTGGCTGTGCCCGCCGGGTGCTCCCAGCCGCGGCTCCTCTGCGTTCCGCCCTGCCCCGCTGCCATGGGGGGGCTGGTGCCGCCTGCAGCCCGATGGCGGCAGGGAGGTGAGCTGCGAGCTGCCAGGGCCGGGCCGGGAAACCGCAGCGGTGCGAGCGGAAGCAGTGCCCGCCGATGAGCGGCAGCGCCTTTCGCAAAGCAGTGGTTGCACCCTCCAAATCCTGCCCCCATCCGCTCTAGGGCAGGGGGAAGCGATGCGGGCCAGGGCGTGGGGTGAATCCCCCGTTTCTGCCCCGTGGGTGCGCTGTGACCTCCCCCTCCCGTATCCATGCATGGCTGATGAGCCTGTTCTCGCACACGGCAGGACAGTCAGGAGGAAATCGAGCAGCACCAAACGTCTCTCTCCTGCCCCCACCACCCAAACCTCCTACTACAGCGAGTCCCTGGTGAGCGAGTCTTACCTGGGGGGCAGCAGGGGCcttgctgccctgggcagctcCATGCTGGACGATGCCCTGGACAGCAGCGCATATTGGGGTGAGCTCTCCCTTATGTTTCTCCCTCCCACAGTAGCTGGGGATGTCCCTTGCACACCAGCAGGGTGTTTGGGCAGCCCCACTGGCCCAGCTGCCCCCTTTGGGAATAGGGATGGTGGGTGGTTTCTGAGGAGGACTCTGTGTTTTGGGGAAGGTGGCGAGTTCTCTACCAGGAGGAGAAGAGGCACTGGGGACACAGAGTCCAGCAAGATCAACGGGCTGCTGGAGAGTAAGACGTACGACACCTACGCCTCTTCGTCTGGGTACTCCTCAGAAGATGACTATGCCGGTAGGGATGCTCTGGCCTCTCTGCGgtggcagggatgctgggggaaaTGTCCCCAGGGGGATCAGCCCAGCACCTGCCTGTGCTCAGGGTGCTGTTAGCCCCACCTGCATGCCACCCCTATGTAAAGCCTTCACCCTGGCTGACAGACAGGGATGCAGGCGCTGTTTGGTGACTTACTGCcttgtttcttccttcccagGTCACTTCTACTCAGGCCAGAGTAGCTCCGGGTCGGGGCTGAGGTCTGCAGCCTCCCGGGTGGGCTCCTTCCTGTGGCTGGTGTTCACTGCACCACGTGAGTGGAGGGGTGTTTGCAGCAGcaccttttcttccctgctggTGTCTCCACTCTGCATGTGCTGTTCTGTCATTGGGTGGAGGGGTTTtacctccctgcagagcatccttGGGGATGGAGGGCACATCTTTGCCAGGTTGATGCCTGAGGCTTGGTTTGTTTCCCTGCAGTTCGGTTCCTGGGGTGGCTGTTCTCGGGAGTGGCAGCAGCCTGGCACCGCCTCACCGGCACGTCTCCATATGTGGACAGTGTCCCCTTTTCCAGGTGAGCATAATGGTGGGACACCAGCATGGGAGAGATGTGGGGAAATCCCACAGGACCCTAGAGAGGTGCCCCATAGACCACACAACATGTGGGGTGGATGTCTTGTGTCAAAGCCTGGGTaagctttgctttccctctgGCCCCCATCCAGAGAAGTGTGGTGGGAGAAGGTGGCTGCAGTCCTACGCACACCTCTTTCTTTGTGCTCCAGGCGCTACCCATGGCTGAAGAGgtccctgcttctgctgctgctcctacTGCTCCTCGCTGCTGCTGCCTACGGTGAGTTGGCGAGTTGGCCTGGCTCAATCGGTTGCCCTGAGATCAGGGGCAGTGCAGAGCATACCACTGGGGTGGTATGCTGGGGTGGTCCTGAGCTCTGTGCTCCTGGTACCCTGGTGCATCTGTTGATGGCTGAGCTTGTGCACATCCACCCTGTCCCCTGCTGTTTTAACCATCTCATCCTCCTGCCTGCCTAGGAGCTTGGTACTTCTACCCCTACGGGCTGTCGACACACAGCCTCCCAGCCTTCCCATGGTGGGGAGCAGGAAAGCTTTCCTCCTCTGATGTGCCTGGGACAGGGGACCTGACCACGCTGGACCAGGTAAGCCTTGGCAAAGGCATGGCAGTGACCGAGGTGGTGTGGGAGCCTGCCCAGAGCTGGGACAGTGTGTTCGTGGCTGAAAGAGCCCTGCCATGCTGGTGGGAATGGTTCCCTCAGCTTGTGGCCATCTTGCTCTTGGGTGTCCCAGGGATGGACTAGGGGGAACATCTTGCCCTctcctgggaagcagcaggtgAATAAGACGCCATTGACTTTGGGGACTGGGTGGCCTGGGTCCCCTGTCACAGGGGTCCCTGTGGAGCAGGCAGCCCCctgaggggctgcagcacaccctgcctttgctgctgcaggggcacCACCAGCTCCTGGCTCGCTTCCAGGCCCTGGAGAAGCGCTTTGAGGTGCTGGAGGCCGAGATGTCGCGGTGGGAGCTGCAGcgcagagcagcagctgtggcagcaggtggGGAGCCACCATCAGCGGATGTCCTGGCACTGCTGGAGGGGCTGTTGAGCCGCCGGGACGCAGGGCTGAAGGAGCATCTCCGCACTGACATGAACAGCCACCTCCAGGTGAGGTTTGGGGGGCATGCAGGAAGGTGGGGGCATGTGTGGCCGGGCTCTGATGTTCCCCCTTGTTCCTCACCCTGCAGGGTGAGCTGGATGCTCTCCGAGCTGAGGTGCGGAGGGATCTAGATGGACACATAGGGAAGATGGCACAAGCCTCTCGGGTAAGGGAATGAGCGTGTGGGGGTACCCAGGCAGGACATCCCTGCTACTGGCATCAGAGGTCTcaccccttccccttctcctggcAGGAGATGGAGACACGCCTGCAGCAGCTGAACTCGGAATGGAAGAGGTAATGCTGCTGtccaagcagagctgctgctctgttagGGGCAGGCAGGTAGCAGGGTGAAATACCCACAGGGAGGCATAGGAGGGGTTTACAAGTCTGGTTTGCTTGGCACAACGGAGAGGCTGAGAGACACAGTCTTGTGTGGAACAAGGGATGGATATATGGGTATGTTGGCAAGAAAGTGTCCCGGCTGCCAACAGGGTGCAAAGGGTCATTGCAGCAAGTAACCTTTGTGGCCATTGTTTTGCATCACTGTGGGGAGCATGGCCCTTCAACTGAGGAGTGAGCTGGGGATGCTTTCCCACAGGATGCAATAGAAGAGGTCATTGCTACAGGAATTAAACCCATTTGGTGCTGAAGATGGACGCAGGCCATGGGGGGATGAA harbors:
- the SUN2 gene encoding SUN domain-containing protein 2 isoform X1, which translates into the protein MSRRSQRLITTRYYPGDDDATTSSSSSSLLGGQQLPFKEGTGRTVRRKSSSTKRLSPAPTTQTSYYSESLVSESYLGGSRGLAALGSSMLDDALDSSAYWGGEFSTRRRRGTGDTESSKINGLLESKTYDTYASSSGYSSEDDYAGHFYSGQSSSGSGLRSAASRVGSFLWLVFTAPLRFLGWLFSGVAAAWHRLTGTSPYVDSVPFSRRYPWLKRSLLLLLLLLLLAAAAYGAWYFYPYGLSTHSLPAFPWWGAGKLSSSDVPGTGDLTTLDQGHHQLLARFQALEKRFEVLEAEMSRWELQRRAAAVAAGGEPPSADVLALLEGLLSRRDAGLKEHLRTDMNSHLQGELDALRAEVRRDLDGHIGKMAQASREMETRLQQLNSEWKSSAQESLQGSFQREVGKLEQEVAALRRELVSLKSDQEVMGKHMEVMLEQLKAARADVEAQFPAWVRQFLSQSRQDGTAGLVLQQEDLQAELQALERKILDKVLEDRRLSAQDAGIGVALQQGGGMGVTEEQVQLIVDQALKRYSEDRVGMVDYALESAGASVINTRCSETYETRTALLSLFGIPLWYHSQSPRVILQPDVNPGNCWAFRGSQGFAVIRLSSIIRPMAVTLEHIPKALSPKGIIPSAPKDFAVYGLKEEGEEEGLLLGQFTYNHNGSPIQTFYFEDDTIGTYQLVELRVLSNWGHLEYTCIYRFRVHGEPAH
- the SUN2 gene encoding SUN domain-containing protein 2 isoform X2, translated to MSRRSQRLITTRYYPGDDDATTSSSSSSLLGGQQLPFKEGTGRTVRRKSSSTKRLSPAPTTQTSYYSESLVSESYLGGSRGLAALGSSMLDDALDSSAYWGGEFSTRRRRGTGDTESSKINGLLESKTYDTYASSSGYSSEDDYAGHFYSGQSSSGSGLRSAASRVGSFLWLVFTAPLRFLGWLFSGVAAAWHRLTGTSPYVDSVPFSRRYPWLKRSLLLLLLLLLLAAAAYGAWYFYPYGLSTHSLPAFPWWGAGKLSSSDVPGTGDLTTLDQALEKRFEVLEAEMSRWELQRRAAAVAAGGEPPSADVLALLEGLLSRRDAGLKEHLRTDMNSHLQGELDALRAEVRRDLDGHIGKMAQASREMETRLQQLNSEWKSSAQESLQGSFQREVGKLEQEVAALRRELVSLKSDQEVMGKHMEVMLEQLKAARADVEAQFPAWVRQFLSQSRQDGTAGLVLQQEDLQAELQALERKILDKVLEDRRLSAQDAGIGVALQQGGGMGVTEEQVQLIVDQALKRYSEDRVGMVDYALESAGASVINTRCSETYETRTALLSLFGIPLWYHSQSPRVILQPDVNPGNCWAFRGSQGFAVIRLSSIIRPMAVTLEHIPKALSPKGIIPSAPKDFAVYGLKEEGEEEGLLLGQFTYNHNGSPIQTFYFEDDTIGTYQLVELRVLSNWGHLEYTCIYRFRVHGEPAH